In a single window of the Streptomyces sp. NBC_00091 genome:
- a CDS encoding beta-glucosidase, with translation MLFCTSGLLTAAPAGATEAAAEGTPRVRALVAKMTLDEKLSFVHWTAGPTGGPLARGVGYLPGVPRLGIPALQASDGPVGVRLNGARSTALPTPSALAATFDDSLATAYGKVLGHEGRALGQDVVLGPMVNTIRVPHGGRNFETFSEDPLVTSRTAAAQIKGTQSQGLMATVKHFAGNNQETDRFTIDAAIDEQTLQEVELPAFRSAVEAGAASVMCAYNGVNGTPSCSNDQLLQKVLREQWGFKGWVMSDWLATHATTDITKGLDQELGLEMGKPTDPVPDSKHFGASLRTAIANGTVPQSTLDRSVTRIVGQMERFGLLDATPPKRPVRDAQAGRDTARGIAENGAVLLRNTAVAGRPALPLAGPAGADLAVIGDSALRPKVSGLGSAHVVPDAAKAPLDALRERAGAGASVRYEPGVDRLGAPLPAETLSPAFTNGKQLDPGGDRTFYEGTLTVPADGDYRIGVRVDGGLAILQIDGQSPVYAADSFSETTSVVLSLTKGTHKVSMNGWAWPDRPLSVDLTWVTPQQAAQNIERAVAAARAAKTAVVFVQDEGSEGYDRPSLSLPDGQDALVSAVARANPNTVVVLNTGSSVLMPWLNDTAAVLDMWYPGQEGAQATAALLYGDANPSGKLTQTFPASENGHPVAGNPKRYPGVDGKQEYSEGVHTGYRWYEQQGVTPLFPFGHGLSYTAFDYRDLAVERTATGAVVRVTVRNSGAVAGKEAVQVYLGPSPLVTAPQAVKKLAGYTKTALEPGEEKRVTIPVDARQLQYWDTGRHAWTSAGGARAVSVGSSSADIRLTGRLAQ, from the coding sequence GTGCTCTTCTGCACGAGCGGCCTGCTCACCGCGGCCCCCGCCGGCGCCACCGAGGCCGCCGCGGAAGGCACCCCGCGCGTCCGCGCCCTCGTCGCGAAGATGACCCTCGACGAGAAGCTGTCCTTCGTCCACTGGACGGCCGGCCCCACCGGGGGACCCCTCGCCCGGGGCGTCGGCTACCTGCCCGGCGTACCCCGCCTGGGCATACCCGCCCTCCAGGCCTCCGACGGGCCGGTCGGAGTCCGCCTCAACGGCGCCCGCTCCACCGCCCTGCCCACCCCCTCGGCGCTCGCCGCCACCTTCGACGACTCCCTCGCCACCGCCTACGGCAAGGTCCTGGGCCACGAGGGCCGGGCGCTGGGCCAGGACGTCGTACTCGGCCCCATGGTCAACACCATCCGGGTGCCCCACGGCGGCCGCAACTTCGAGACCTTCAGCGAAGACCCCCTGGTCACCTCCCGCACCGCGGCCGCCCAGATCAAGGGCACCCAGAGCCAGGGCCTGATGGCCACGGTCAAGCACTTCGCGGGCAACAACCAGGAGACCGACCGCTTCACCATCGACGCCGCCATCGACGAGCAGACCCTCCAGGAAGTCGAACTCCCCGCCTTCCGCAGCGCCGTCGAAGCCGGCGCCGCCTCCGTCATGTGCGCCTACAACGGCGTCAACGGCACCCCCTCCTGCAGCAACGACCAGCTGCTCCAGAAGGTCCTGCGCGAACAGTGGGGCTTCAAGGGCTGGGTGATGTCCGACTGGCTCGCCACCCACGCCACCACCGACATCACCAAGGGCCTCGACCAGGAACTCGGCCTGGAGATGGGCAAGCCCACCGACCCGGTCCCCGACTCCAAGCACTTCGGCGCCTCCCTGCGCACCGCGATCGCGAACGGCACCGTCCCCCAGAGCACCCTCGACCGCTCCGTGACCCGCATCGTCGGCCAGATGGAACGCTTCGGCCTGCTCGATGCCACACCGCCCAAGCGACCCGTACGCGACGCCCAGGCGGGCCGTGACACCGCCCGCGGGATCGCCGAGAACGGCGCCGTCCTGCTGCGCAACACCGCCGTCGCCGGCCGCCCGGCACTGCCGCTGGCCGGACCGGCCGGCGCCGACCTCGCCGTCATCGGCGACAGCGCCCTGCGCCCCAAGGTCTCCGGCCTGGGCAGCGCCCACGTGGTGCCCGACGCCGCGAAGGCACCGCTGGACGCCCTGCGCGAACGCGCCGGAGCCGGCGCCAGCGTCCGCTACGAGCCGGGCGTCGACCGGCTCGGCGCCCCGCTGCCCGCCGAGACCCTCAGCCCCGCCTTCACCAACGGCAAGCAGCTCGACCCCGGCGGCGACCGCACCTTCTACGAGGGCACCCTGACCGTCCCCGCCGACGGCGACTACCGCATCGGCGTACGCGTCGACGGGGGCCTCGCCATCCTCCAGATCGACGGCCAGAGCCCCGTCTACGCGGCCGACTCCTTCAGCGAGACCACCAGCGTCGTCCTCAGCCTCACCAAGGGCACCCACAAGGTGTCCATGAACGGCTGGGCCTGGCCCGACCGCCCGCTCTCCGTCGACCTCACCTGGGTCACCCCCCAGCAGGCCGCGCAGAACATCGAGCGGGCCGTCGCCGCCGCGCGCGCCGCGAAGACCGCCGTCGTCTTCGTCCAGGACGAGGGATCCGAGGGCTACGACCGCCCCTCGCTGTCCCTGCCCGACGGCCAGGACGCCCTGGTCTCCGCCGTCGCCCGCGCCAACCCGAACACCGTCGTCGTCCTCAACACCGGCTCCTCCGTGCTGATGCCCTGGCTGAACGACACCGCCGCCGTACTCGACATGTGGTACCCCGGCCAGGAAGGCGCCCAGGCCACCGCGGCCCTCCTCTACGGGGACGCCAACCCCAGCGGCAAGCTCACCCAGACCTTCCCCGCCTCCGAGAACGGCCACCCCGTCGCCGGGAACCCCAAGCGGTACCCGGGAGTCGACGGCAAGCAGGAGTACAGCGAGGGCGTCCACACCGGCTACCGCTGGTACGAACAGCAGGGCGTCACCCCGCTGTTCCCCTTCGGCCACGGCCTCTCCTACACCGCCTTCGACTACCGCGACCTCGCCGTGGAGCGCACCGCCACCGGCGCCGTCGTCCGCGTGACGGTCCGCAACAGCGGCGCCGTCGCAGGCAAGGAGGCCGTCCAGGTCTACCTCGGCCCCAGCCCCCTCGTCACCGCGCCGCAGGCAGTCAAGAAGCTCGCCGGCTACACCAAGACCGCCCTCGAGCCCGGCGAGGAGAAGCGCGTCACCATCCCCGTCGACGCCCGCCAGCTCCAGTACTGGGACACCGGACGCCACGCCTGGACCAGCGCCGGCGGCGCCCGCGCCGTCAGCGTCGGCTCCTCCTCGGCGGACATCCGCCTCACCGGCCGCCTCGCCCAGTGA